From the genome of Uranotaenia lowii strain MFRU-FL chromosome 1, ASM2978415v1, whole genome shotgun sequence, one region includes:
- the LOC129740689 gene encoding uncharacterized protein LOC129740689 has protein sequence MNRIFNFLVISVMIGVFGQEEPLRKYTEELQQHTQRCATENKISNNIKLQFMNNSPDGLIQKSRRFSCFLGCVYQAMEFVSPDGQLLMNNIFEKLNNVYTMEWVDYIFDWCGRIAEKDLCERSYSLYSCFDHLTADTRYPD, from the exons ATGAACaggatttttaactttttagtcATCAGTGTGATGATCGGTGTCTTTGGTCAG GAGGAACCACTTCGGAAATATACCGAGGAACTGCAACAACATACACAACGATGCGCAACAGAGAACAAGATTTCGAATAACATCAAGCTACAATTTATGAATAATTCTCCCGACGGATTGATCCAGAAAAGCCGTCGGTTTTCGTGCTTCCTTGGCTGCGTTTATCAAGCTATGGAATTTGTGTCTCCCGATGGCCAACTCTTGatgaataatatttttgaaaaattgaataacgTTTATACAATGGAGTGGGTCGATTATATTTTCGATTGGTGTGGACGCATCGCGGAAAAAGATTTGTGCGAAAGATCTTATAGTCTGTACTCTTGCTTTGACCATTTaaccgcagacaccagatacccagactga